Proteins from a genomic interval of Debaryomyces hansenii CBS767 chromosome E complete sequence:
- a CDS encoding DEHA2E17776p (weakly similar to uniprot|Q12163 Saccharomyces cerevisiae YDR162C NBP2 Protein involved in the HOG pathway) — translation MTENKDTSQQTFRHIFPASTSIIDFAYSELHPLRVGEFSIVHDDDSEQRGFEYDNGYDNRESGSDDEDHSYSSDEINCKAMALFDFIPENDNEVALTEGQIIWISYRHGQGWLVAEDSESGENGLVPEEYVEIYYDEEEAEDVGKHKETNDDIPKPFLPEILQNYNIHKPEESDGEWVDTDDDVDTENMNQTRSSFNDKRVYNVHGVQQKGQQEDQAQSNTSHAVTENSSSLQENVQNMSIS, via the coding sequence ATGACAGAAAATAAAGACACAAGCCAGCAAACATTCCGTCATATATTTCCAGCTAGTACGTCAATTATAGATTTTGCATATTCAGAATTACATCCTTTAAGAGTTGGCGAATTTAGCATTGTGCACGATGACGATTCAGAACAAAGAGGGTTTGAATATGACAATGGGTATGATAATAGGGAAAGTGGTAGTGACGACGAGGATCATAGTTATTCATCCGATGAGATAAATTGCAAAGCAATGGCgttgtttgattttataCCCGAAAACGATAACGAAGTGGCATTGACAGAGGGCCAAATCATATGGATTTCTTATAGACACGGTCAAGGTTGGTTAGTTGCAGAAGACTCAGAAAGTGGTGAGAATGGGTTAGTCCCAGAAGAATATGTGGAGATTTATtatgacgaagaagaggCTGAGGATGTAGGAAAACATAAAGAAACTAACGACGATATACCGAAGCCATTTTTACCAGAAATACTACAAAATTACAATATACACAAACCAGAGGAAAGTGACGGTGAATGGGTTGATACAGATGACGATGTAGATACAGAAAACATGAACCAAACAAGAAGTAGCTTTAATGACAAGAGGGTATACAATGTACATGGTGTACAACAAAAAGGTCAACAAGAAGACCAAGCACAATCAAACACTTCTCACGCAGTCACTGAAAATAGTAGCAGCTTACAGGAAAATGTCCAAAATATGTCAATATCATAG
- a CDS encoding DEHA2E17798p (similar to uniprot|Q03768 Saccharomyces cerevisiae YDR152W), which yields MDPQEEQQSELEVLESIYPDELTKYSPTHFSIKLSLDTPSNRKHRLLLDVRYPAEYPEVVPELDIIIPEEEEEEISDDESDDENENETKLMLNLSETIEFESQDINQLVSKLIEEADLQVGMPSVFALATQLKDEAEFLFQNKLEQTQKKYDADSLAKEMEEQKKFHGTKVTKDSWNEWRTKFREEMKVAEKDLENFNKMHNGKLSGKEIFEKGLAGDDEDILNDITDNVKNVTVS from the coding sequence ATGGACCCACAAGAAGAACAACAGCTGGAACTTGAAGTTTTGGAATCAATTTATCCTGACGAATTGACGAAATATTCACCTACACATTTCAGtatcaaattatcattagataCACCATCTAATCGCAAGCATAGGTTACTTTTAGATGTTAGATATCCCGCAGAATATCCCGAAGTGGTTCCAGAACttgatataataataccagaagaggaagaggaagaaataAGTGATGATGAAAGTGATGATGAGAATGAAAACGAAACTAAACTTATGTTAAATTTGTCAGAAACCATTGAGTTTGAATCTCAGGACATAAATCAGTTGGTGTCCAAATTGATAGAAGAAGCTGATTTACAAGTCGGTATGCCATCGGTATTTGCGTTGGCGACACAATTAAAGGATGAAGCAGAATTTCTATTTCAGAATAAATTAGAACAAACACAGAAAAAATATGATGCAGATTCGTTAGCGAAAGAAATGGAAGAGCAGAAGAAATTCCATGGTACCAAAGTAACGAAAGATTCTTGGAATGAATGGAGAACAAAATTCAGAGAAGAAATGAAGGTTGCTGAAAAAGATTTAGAAAACTTTAATAAAATGCATAACGGTAAATTATCGGgcaaagaaatttttgagAAGGGTTTGGCTGGTGACGATGAGGATATTTTAAATGATATTACTGATAACGTTAAAAATGTCACGGTTTCATAG